GGGCATGGGTGCCGCCGATATCGACCGTTACGACTTCCATCTTACCGCCCTTCAATTCTACCACCCCATCGCCGCAAGCATGGCGGAAGCGCCGCGCTCGGCTTCGTTCGCGCGATCGCGCATCATCGCGAAGAGCTCGCGGCCGGTGCCCATCGCGGGCGGGGGTGCGATGCAATGTTCGCGTGCTTCCCATTCGGCCGGATCGACCAGGGCGATAAGCTCGCCTTCCTGCGCGCAGACGCGGATAATGTCGCCATCGCGGACTTTGCCGAGCGGACCGCCGCCCAGTGCCTCGGGGCTGGAATGGATCGCGCACGGCACCTTGCCCGATGCGCCCGACATGCGGCCATCGGTGACGAGGGCAACGCGAAACCCGCGATTCTGAAGCACGCCGAGTGGCGGCGTCAGCTTGTGCAGTTCGGGCATGCCGTTGGCGCGCGGCCCCTGGAAACGCACCACGACGACCACGTCGCGATCGAGCTCACCTGCCTTGAACGCGTCCTGCACTTCCTGCTGAGTGGAAAAGACCCGCGCCGGTGCTTCGATCGTCCAGCGGTCCCGATCGACCGCGCTGACCTTGATGCAGGCGCGGCCGAGATTGCCGGCAAGGATGCGAAAGCCGCCCTCTGCGGAGAAAGGATCGATTGCGGGCCGGACGATCGTGTCGTCCTTGCTCGCGCCCGGATCAACCCAGGACAGGGTGTCGCTGTTGAGCGTTGCGGTCTTGCCGTAGTCGGTCAGGTCGTGACCGGCGACAGTCTTGATGTCACGATGAAGCAGTCCGGCATCGAGCAGTTCGCGAATGACATAAGGCATGCCGCCGGCATCCTCGAAGCCGTTCACGTCGGCCGAGCCATTGGGATAGACTCGCGCGATCAGCGGGATCGAGCGCGACAGGCGGTCGAAATCATCCCAGTCGATCACGATGCCCGCACAGGCGGCGATCGCCGGCAGGTGGATCAAATGGTTGGTCGAACCGCCCGTCGCGAGCAAGCCGATCGCGGCGTTGACGATCGCCTTTTCATCGACGCATTCGCCAAGCGGGCGATAATCTTCACCGGCCCAGCCGATCTTGGCCAGTTGATGGACCGCGCCGCGCGTCAGTTCCTGGCGCAGCTTGGTACCCGGATTGACGAACGCGGCGCCGGGCATGTGCAGGCCCATCATTTCCATCATCATCTGATTGGAATTGGCGGTGCCGTAAAAGGTGCAGGTGCCCTTGCCATGATAGGCAGCGATCTCCGATTCGAGCAGTTGCTCGCGGGTCGCCTTGCCCTCGGCATAAAGCTCGCGGACCTGTGCTTTCACCTTGTTGGCGATGCCCGAGCGCATCGGCCCGGCCGGGATCAGGATCATCGGCAGATGGCCGAAGCGCAACGCGCCCATCAGCAATCCGGGCACGATCTTGTCGCAAATGCCGAGCAAGGCTGCGCCCTCGAACATGCCGTGGCTCAGCGCGATTGCAGTGCTCATCGCGATCGTGTCGCGGCTGAACAGCGACAAGTCCATGCCGGGATAGCCTTGCGTCACGCCGTCGCACATCGCCGG
This portion of the Sphingomonas sp. So64.6b genome encodes:
- the edd gene encoding phosphogluconate dehydratase translates to MTLHAAVSAVTDRIIERSRPTRDAYLALIRHERDNSVHRPMLGCANLAHGYAGTDEDRDAMKAGGGMNIGIVTAYNDMLSAHAPYYRYPEQMKIWAREAGATAQVAGGVPAMCDGVTQGYPGMDLSLFSRDTIAMSTAIALSHGMFEGAALLGICDKIVPGLLMGALRFGHLPMILIPAGPMRSGIANKVKAQVRELYAEGKATREQLLESEIAAYHGKGTCTFYGTANSNQMMMEMMGLHMPGAAFVNPGTKLRQELTRGAVHQLAKIGWAGEDYRPLGECVDEKAIVNAAIGLLATGGSTNHLIHLPAIAACAGIVIDWDDFDRLSRSIPLIARVYPNGSADVNGFEDAGGMPYVIRELLDAGLLHRDIKTVAGHDLTDYGKTATLNSDTLSWVDPGASKDDTIVRPAIDPFSAEGGFRILAGNLGRACIKVSAVDRDRWTIEAPARVFSTQQEVQDAFKAGELDRDVVVVVRFQGPRANGMPELHKLTPPLGVLQNRGFRVALVTDGRMSGASGKVPCAIHSSPEALGGGPLGKVRDGDIIRVCAQEGELIALVDPAEWEAREHCIAPPPAMGTGRELFAMMRDRANEAERGASAMLAAMGW